TGTTTTAGTCGATAATATAGCCCGTAGCTCTTCCTCAGTAGAGATCCCGTTAGGAGTTCTGACTTCAATTATTGGAGCTCCTTTTTTCCTTTTGCTTCTCAGTCGTCAAAAAGGAGGATGGAAATGATCTTTGAATTACGTGATGTACATGCTCGGTATGGAAAAACAAAGACATTAAACGGAGTTTCCCTTTCCTTGAAAAGCAAAGAGGTTGTCTGTCTTTTAGGGCCTAATGGAGCCGGAAAATCAACATTGTTCAAGGGGGCTCTGGGATTTATTCCTTTCACTCACGGACAGACTTTATGCAACGGAGAAGATCTTTCCCGTTGGTCGCGTGCCAAAATTGCCCAAACTATAGGATATATTCCTCAAAGTCATATCCCAACATTTCAGTACAAAGCTATCAACATGGTTTTAATGGGCAGAACTGCTCATCTCGGACCGTTCGCAACCCCTTCAGCAAAGGATATGATTTTGGCCGAAGAGGCTATGGAAAAGATGAACATCTCTCATCTGAGGAATACTCTTTATACGGAAATGAGTGGGGGGCAACGCCAGCTTATACTGATTGCACGGGCTCTTGCCCAGAGTCCAAAATTTTTAATTATGGATGAACCTACTAATAATCTGGATTTCGGCAATCAGGTTCTCGTTTTGCGTCATATTCAGGCTCTGGCTGAAGATGGATTAGGTGTAATAATGGCTTCACATTATCCAGACCATGCATTTCAGTATGCAAGCAAAGTTGTCCTCATTAAAGGTGGAAAGATAGTTGGCTCCGGTACTCCGGAAGAAACTGCTACGGAAGAACAACTGAATGCTCTTTACAATGTAAAAATAAATATAGCTGATGCTTATTTGAAAGACAGTCAGAACTCTATCAAGGTTTGTATCCCTGCTGTTTATAACTCTTTAACTTCGCATTCATGCTTTACGGAGTAATATATGCTTTTATTTAAAAATCGATTCGTCAAGTTTATATCCTTATTTTCAATTTTATTATGTTCTTTTTGTGGAACCTTTGCATTTGCAGCTCAAACAACTGTTACAGATGCGGTAAATAGAGTTGTAACAGTTCCTGAATCTGTCGAAAAGATTCTTATTACTTGTTACGGAGGCGTAACTAACCAAATTGTGGTCCTTGGTGCTGAAGACAAAATAGTAGGTCAGCCTTCTATGAAACTATTTCCACAGTTATTAAAAATGCGTCCAAAACTTAGAGCAATTCCCGATGCAGGAAAATTTGATAATATTAATATTGAAGAAATAATCTCACTTAATCCCGATATGGTTTTTGCGGGAATTATTTCCCAAAAAGGTAATAAAAAAATTGAGGAAGTCGGATTTCCTTTGGTCACGATGTTTATAGGCAAGGCCCGGGTTAATGTAATGAAAGATGAATTTATCAGAACCGGTCTTATTCTGGGTAAACAGGAAAAAGCTAAAGCTCTTGTTGCTTACTGGAATGAGAAACTTGAACTGGTACGAAAGCGGGTTCAAACAATTCCTCTGAATAAAAGACTAAGAGTTTATTATACTAGCTCCGATATTCTGCATACCGAAGGACGAGCCTGGTGGACTCAGGATTTATTGACCATGGCTGGCGCTGTAAATGTTGCTGAAAGTATTGATCAAGCTAGAGAAGCAACTATGGAAAAATTAATAGAATGGAATCCGGACGTCATAGTTGCATGCCGGTTGCTTGGGAAGAAAAACAGAGTTGAAAATGTATTAAATAATCCGCAACTCAAGGATATTAAAGCCGTTGAGAACAAACGGGTTTATGAATTTCCTATCGGGGCATTTTGGTGGAACAGACCTTCTCCCGAAGCTCCTTTGGGAGTTCTCTGGCTGACCAAAACACTTTACCCGGAGCTTATGGCTGACATTGATATGAAAAAAGAGACTAAATATTTTTTCAAAACTTTCTTCGACTACGAACTTAGTGATGTTGAATATGAGTCCTTTATAAATGGCTAAAAAACTTACTAAACTTTTCATGACCGACAACCATATATATAATTATAAGGAGAGTTATTATGTCCACCCCAATCCCGATCCTTCGCGATCTATGTGTGCCCGAAACCGCTTCCAGTCTAGAAGATATTCTTAATGGATTTAGGGCTCACCAGGTTTTGAAAGCAGCATGTGAACTCGGAGTTTTTGAGCTTCTCAGTAAAGGCCAGTCCTTTGAGCGTGAGGAAATTGTTAAACGCGTTGGTATCAACGGGATGTTTATCCGCAGTTTTTTACTTTCTCTTATGGAAATAGGCCTTATAAACGAAAAAGATGAGAAATATTCTAATTCTGATATGGCAGAAACTTTTCTTGTTCAAAGCAGTCCTCTCTACCAAGGGGGCTGGATTGAACAAGACACCGGTAAAGATTCACGCTGGAATGATCTTACCGAACATTTAAAAAAAGATAAGCCGGAATCTTATGCCTTTGATCAAGCTCCCAAAACTGATTTTATTAAAGCCTTGGGACAACGTTCCTTAAGAGGGGAATTGCAAGGTGTGGCTCATGAAGTTGTTTCTTGGGATAAATTTTCAGAAGCCCGTAATGTTCTGGACCTTGGAGGGGGGCATGGGCTTTATGCCATTGCCTTGTGTCAGGTGAATACTGATTTACAAGGGGTTATTTTCGATAAGCCTCATGTCATACCCGAGACAAATGTTTTTATTGAGAATTACGAGATGTCTAATCGGCTTAGAGCTCAGGGAGGCGATATTGATACCGATGATATCGGAGAAGGTTATGATATAGTATTAGCTTCACATGTTCTTTATAAATTTCGTAAGAATATGCCTGAATTTTTTAGAAAAATTAGGCAAGCTCTTAAACCCAACGGACTGCTGGTTTTAAATCATTGGTTTTGTTCGCCGGGATGTATTCCAACCGATGGGCTGTTAGAAATGGACAAGGCTTTTTTAAGTTTCGGTCATCCGCTTTGTTACATTGAAAAGTTTAATGGACTGCTCAAGGATTGTGGTTTCAGAGTTATTTCCACAAAAGATATTCCCGGAACATTTGGGACGTCAAACCTTCATCTTGCCTTAAAAACAGAAGCTGTGCCCGATTTTTTGCAACCCGAATCAGTTCCTTGTTGCTCTCCTCGTTAAATATATCAAATAGATAAAATTTTAAACATATGAAGTGAAAGGAAATATTATGACCCCCAATTCAGATAAAAATAGTGGGATTTTACAGGAAACAATACAGAGTATCAAAAATAAACTTGGTACTCGATTGGATGGCATAGCCATAGAAAAAATAGTTATTGGTGTTTTTTTTATGGGTGTGAAACTTAATAACGGTCATGGAGGATTGTGTTTTACTCCAATCAAAACTATCCCCGAAGCCGTATGCTGTCCCAGTTCTGCCAAAGCAATGCCTAACTCCGGAAAAATAGCAGGAACACCTGTATCCAAAATTCTTGACCGCATGTTCAGCGGCAATGCTATGAAGCGTTCTATTGGAATTGCAGTCATGAATGCCTTGTCGAATACAATATGGGAAGAACAAGGCTCAAATGGATATATAATTCAAAAGAACGTCGATCCCCTTGATAATTATGTCTATCCTGAAGGCGGTAAAGCCGTAGTTGTCGGAGCTCTTGTTCCATATTTGAAGATGCTCAAGAATGAAAACAGAGACTTTTCAATCCTTGAGAAAGATATAGCAACGCTTAAACCTGACGAGCTGCTTCACCATGTCCCAGAGGAAAGATCACATGAAAAAGTTGCTGAAGCCGATCTATTAATAATTACCGGGACAACTCTTATTAATGATACGCTGGAAGGATTGCTTGATGCTGCCAAACCAACTGCGGATATCATTGTTGTAGGACCTACAGCCAGTATGCTGCCGGAGGCTTTTTTTGACCGGGGTGTGACCTCTGTAGGAGGAGTTATGGCAACTGATCCTGATCGTCTTTTGGATGTTATCGGAGAGGCCGGATCTGGATATCATTTCTTTGGAAAATCTGCAGATAAGGTTGTTATCAAAAAAGTATAAATGTTGTACACAGCAAGTCAGTAAGACCCCTTCTATTTATGAAATTATAAATAGAAGGGGTCTCTTTTTTGTATGGAAAACCTGAATTGATACGCGGAAAATTTTCAAATTGACGGTAGTTGTCCGGTATTGAAAAAACAAGTTTCTCTCCGCAATCATTACATATGACTAATTTATTACCGTCCAGCTTGCTTTTTACGCGCGTAATTATTCCTTGGCATATATTTCTGAGCCGAAAGGTCCGAATTCACGGTCCAGTCTTGACTTGTGGCCTGTCCAGTGTCCGAGTTCGTGTAAAGCTGTGCTGTAATACTTATCGGAGCTTTCAAAGGCCGCATGCGGCGGGAGGTGAATCTCGTCGGTTGATAGCCCGTAAAAGGCCCGGTTGCGCTGGTCATGAGTGATACTTGCACCGGAATTTTGCAGAATGGATTCAGCTCGTTCGTCTGGATTCCATGATATTTCCCGGTCTTCCCATTCTGGTATTCCTTCAATCTGGCTGGCGTGGAATACATTGGAAAAGCGCAGGGGCGGTTTTGACAATTGTTAGCCCCAGAAGGGATAATAGAAGGTTGCGATAACAAAGCGTATAAGAAATGTGGGGAAAGTGGATGATTATTATGTGAGAATATAAATTGAGTAAAAAAAACAGAAAATGACGATAGTTTAGAATGGTTTTGAGTGTCAAAACCTTTTGTCGCATTACAATGTGGTGGGACAAAAAACGTTAAAAGTGGGACAAAAATTGTTTATATTTGGTGAAATGCCATAAAAAAAGGGTCCACAAGCAATCCTAAAATTGCATGTAAACCCTTGATTTAACCGTGGTACCCAGAGCGGGACTTGAACCCGCACAAGCCGAAGCTCGAGGGATTTTAAGTCTGAAAACAGTCATTTCACACGTTCTCACAGGTTGTCACTCTTGATACTCAAATCTTTGTTATAATTGAATTTAACTTCGTTATTGACTTCATAAAAGATCACTCGATATACTGCTCCATACCTGTTCAAGTGGGGACAGGGTGGGGACAGAATTTGATCCAAAATGGTGGTGCAATGACAAAATGGGAATCATCGACATATCCGGGAGTTCGTTACCGTGAGCATCCAACTCGGAAAAACGGTAGTGTGAAGAAAGATAGATATTTCTCTATCCGTTTTCAGATGGATGGTAAACGAACTGAGGAAGCTTTAGGCTGGGCTTCGGAAGGTTGGACTGCCAGAAAAGGCTGCAGAAGAGCTGGCAAATCTCAAAAGAGCAGCTAGAGCAGGAAGCGGTCCGCGCACGCTTGGAGAAGCCCGCAAAATCAAAAACAGGGAACTTCGCGAACAAGAGTCCCGAGAAATTTCTCTTCACGATTATTATCAGCAGCATTACTTACCCTTTGCCCAGCAGAGCAAGCCCGGTTCTTGGGATAAAGAAGAATCTCATATGCGGCTCCATATTGACCCTGTGTTGGGAAATGTGCC
The sequence above is drawn from the Maridesulfovibrio ferrireducens genome and encodes:
- a CDS encoding ABC transporter ATP-binding protein, with product MIFELRDVHARYGKTKTLNGVSLSLKSKEVVCLLGPNGAGKSTLFKGALGFIPFTHGQTLCNGEDLSRWSRAKIAQTIGYIPQSHIPTFQYKAINMVLMGRTAHLGPFATPSAKDMILAEEAMEKMNISHLRNTLYTEMSGGQRQLILIARALAQSPKFLIMDEPTNNLDFGNQVLVLRHIQALAEDGLGVIMASHYPDHAFQYASKVVLIKGGKIVGSGTPEETATEEQLNALYNVKINIADAYLKDSQNSIKVCIPAVYNSLTSHSCFTE
- a CDS encoding ABC transporter substrate-binding protein; this translates as MLLFKNRFVKFISLFSILLCSFCGTFAFAAQTTVTDAVNRVVTVPESVEKILITCYGGVTNQIVVLGAEDKIVGQPSMKLFPQLLKMRPKLRAIPDAGKFDNINIEEIISLNPDMVFAGIISQKGNKKIEEVGFPLVTMFIGKARVNVMKDEFIRTGLILGKQEKAKALVAYWNEKLELVRKRVQTIPLNKRLRVYYTSSDILHTEGRAWWTQDLLTMAGAVNVAESIDQAREATMEKLIEWNPDVIVACRLLGKKNRVENVLNNPQLKDIKAVENKRVYEFPIGAFWWNRPSPEAPLGVLWLTKTLYPELMADIDMKKETKYFFKTFFDYELSDVEYESFING
- a CDS encoding methyltransferase dimerization domain-containing protein, which translates into the protein MSTPIPILRDLCVPETASSLEDILNGFRAHQVLKAACELGVFELLSKGQSFEREEIVKRVGINGMFIRSFLLSLMEIGLINEKDEKYSNSDMAETFLVQSSPLYQGGWIEQDTGKDSRWNDLTEHLKKDKPESYAFDQAPKTDFIKALGQRSLRGELQGVAHEVVSWDKFSEARNVLDLGGGHGLYAIALCQVNTDLQGVIFDKPHVIPETNVFIENYEMSNRLRAQGGDIDTDDIGEGYDIVLASHVLYKFRKNMPEFFRKIRQALKPNGLLVLNHWFCSPGCIPTDGLLEMDKAFLSFGHPLCYIEKFNGLLKDCGFRVISTKDIPGTFGTSNLHLALKTEAVPDFLQPESVPCCSPR
- a CDS encoding DUF364 domain-containing protein: MTPNSDKNSGILQETIQSIKNKLGTRLDGIAIEKIVIGVFFMGVKLNNGHGGLCFTPIKTIPEAVCCPSSAKAMPNSGKIAGTPVSKILDRMFSGNAMKRSIGIAVMNALSNTIWEEQGSNGYIIQKNVDPLDNYVYPEGGKAVVVGALVPYLKMLKNENRDFSILEKDIATLKPDELLHHVPEERSHEKVAEADLLIITGTTLINDTLEGLLDAAKPTADIIVVGPTASMLPEAFFDRGVTSVGGVMATDPDRLLDVIGEAGSGYHFFGKSADKVVIKKV
- a CDS encoding zincin-like metallopeptidase domain-containing protein — translated: MSKPPLRFSNVFHASQIEGIPEWEDREISWNPDERAESILQNSGASITHDQRNRAFYGLSTDEIHLPPHAAFESSDKYYSTALHELGHWTGHKSRLDREFGPFGSEIYAKE